The sequence below is a genomic window from Dermacentor andersoni chromosome 6, qqDerAnde1_hic_scaffold, whole genome shotgun sequence.
CTGAGCGCTCAGGACAAAAGGGACGCAACTACGAGTTTGTAGGCAAGCATTATTTTTCTCGCCAAAAACATGGCGATCAAATCGCAGTGCAAACTGTTCGTTTTCCTGTTTGTAGTGCTAGGTGGCTACGTTCACTGCTGCAGACCATTTCAAGTCGGTGAGCCCTGTATACTTCTTTTTCCGATCGATAGTTGCGAGTGCCTGTTGCCTGCAGATGTAATCGATCTGTTATCTATTTATTTGGTAAGACGGTTTAATGACCACAAAAGAATGACACGCGGGAACGTCTGTTGGTCGAGAGTCAAGCACTGGGAGCGCGAGCTCTGTCCTCGAGCGAGGCGTTTATGATGCGGCCGATGAACGCGCCAGTCTTGACCGATACGATGCATTTATGTATCGCTGCTGAAGCCTTCAGCATACTGTTGCTAATATGCTTACTTGCTAATATATTTACGGAACTGATGCGAAATCAGTGCAGGATGATGAAGTATTTTTAAACGATTGTGTACTAAATTATGTCTAATATATGTGGAAGTCCGTTTCAATAacgagtttatttatttatttatttatttatttatttatttatttatttatttatttatttatttatttatttatttattgaaagagCCTGGGACGTGCGACAAGCTGTAGTGGAAGGGTATGGGGAAATTTAATGGACGCGTTGTACCATTCTCATCTCGCCTTCACCCGtcgtttccgttttctttttccaGCACAGGGAAAGAAGTTATTGGAAttaaaaggaatatttaaagaaGTACTTGATATGTGCGGCAAAACATTTCACGGCGCACTGAAGCTGCTTCCTCGACAAAACGTGCAGAGAGTAGGTGGTTTTGTTTGGCTGATTTGCACGAACCCACTAGCTCCTCGAAACACGCGAACGACGCGCTGTTTTATGGTAGTCGTTTAATATCTTCGAAAACCTACCGATACGAGCCGTAGCTCGCACCTACGTTCGTGTTTGCGGGAGCCAGGCATGGGTTGCTTCAATTATAATAATCAGCAGTCCGAAAGTTGAAAATGACGCACAAAATTGGAAAGACAGCGACGCACCCAATTCGTCGCGCCGAATCGTCGATGCTTGCGATTAAGAAAGTCATGCGAGTGAACAACGAATGATGATAAGAAATCTAGGAAGGAATCGTTACGAAATTTAGCCCCATAATAACAGCGGCTGCTTTGCTGGCGAAGGAGCAAACGGATTAAATAAGGGTGACAGGTAACGGTCGAGAAGAGGAGATTCGGTAGCGACCTGGCACACACAGGAAACCGCCCAAAAATTTCGCAGGAACTCACGTGGGCCAGCTGACTGCAGAAAAACACAGTGCCTTCAACGCCTTGTGAGCTTATCAAATACAAAGTTGATATTAAAATATGCGACTGTTATTTTCGGCATGTTACTGCCATGCCCCGTAAATGGTGCCTTTCGTATATGGAGACTTGTAGCAATTTTCCGTTCCCCTACTGTATGACCCCCTCTCCCCCTTTTATGTAATACCCGCTTTCTAGTGGGTCTTTGAtgtaataaattaaattaaatatcGTCATCTCACTCGGTGATAAGTCTCCTAAGTGTATTTGTTCAACAGTGGTAGTTATTGTACCTGTGCTTTAAACTGGGTGGTCATTATAGGCGCTTAATGATAATCGAAAATCCCTCACCACTCAACTTGACAACACCACTTTTTTATAGGTCGTGACGGCATCGTGCCGTGTCTACGGTGCGTGTTGGGCGTCGCTTGATGCCAAAACAACGAGTGAGGTAACAATTACGACTGCTAGATCGTGTTAGTGATCTCGGGTTGAAAATGTCTACTTTTAAGTTATGAAGTTGGCCTTTTCGATTATTCTTGTGTGCGTGTTTTTGCAGCTTTTTGACTGCTTTTCTGCTGCGCTCAAGGACCAGGTAACGAAGTGGTGATCTCACACGTAATTTTTTTACGCGTGCGCTTGACTACAGGCATATTACTCCAAAAACATACTGTTATCGGAGAGATTCCAGGGGGCGATTTGCTTGCCATAAGAAGATATAGGCACCttccagtttttcttttctttttttacttacaAGAAACTGTCAACAGATCTAAATTATGTGATTAAATGCTTCGATTGCCTAACGGCCGGTCATTCACTCAACACTGATGAACATAAGAGAGTGTGATTGTAAGTAAAAACTAACCGGCGTCAACATTGCTGAATgaaatacgcaaaaaaaaagaaatcaagccCGTCATGTAGATCGCAGCTCTGAAATTCGAAATATAATACGAAAATGCCATGCTAGAAAATGGCTTAAATGTAAAATACCCGAGGCGGCACCACTTTCAAATTTTACGAGCACCTTCCTGTGGCGTCACACATTTGATGTCGAAAAACGACCCAAgccaaaaagaaacatttattatATGTGACGTCACACGGTGGTGTCATCAGTGTCTTGGTTCAACCGCGAGAGTCTACATTCGAAAGAGATTTTATTCCTCAAGAAAGCCACATTTTATTGGCTCAGTTCGTGCTTTTAATATGCCCCTAAATGGTTTCAGTGGAGAGCTACTTAACCGATGGAAAATGACATGTGACAGACGGTTTAGGGCTATAATATTTCATTTCCTTGCAACTCATTAAGCTCTGTATTAGTAATGCTTGGGAATCGGAGAGCATCGGTGACTGTACAAATGTCGTCAGCCTATCCGAACCGCATCCAACGTGCCCAATGTTTCCTCTTCTTCCCTCTGATCCCCTTGTCGCTGCTCGCTGCATGCAGAACAGTGTGTTCCACGCATCCGTGAACATTTCTGCCAAGCAGTCATACGCCATGGTCCAGTTTATGGTAAGTTGCATCGCTGCTTGGTTCGTGTCCTCTCCCAGCACTCCATAAGACATGTGCATTTGCACACGTcagcgcaaaaaagaagaaaagatataAAGGATGGAAAACAcggtaaaaaaaaacacggtCACTGATAGTGACAGGGTCGTCAGCTGAGTAAGGGTGCAGCACAGATTTAAAACTAAAATTTGCTTTTATAGTGGCATAAGGCCCCTGTGCACTGTGAGACATGCTGTAAGTAAAGGAGCTAAGGAAGCCTCTTAGAGAAGTATACCATTTATGGCATAGGAAGTCTTCATATGCAATGTGTGCAAAGGAGCTCCCTAATGCGTCGCTGTGTTTCCGTATAGTCTGTCTGAAGACAGCGCGAGTTATGTGTTATCTACATGAACATCGTTTTCATAATATCAATGCAGAAAGCCTATTCATTTACTTGGAATCACACCGAATTGTTCGGCAAGATTGTACCACTGTGTGGCGGGAATCTTCTGGTGGAGTCAGCGAAGAGATGCAACAACGTTCAATGTTCAAATAGTAGGAATTTGGAGCCGAGGATGCACGTTCCTACAGAGAGGGGCGGAGAGAGAGGGTGCTGCTaaacataagagagagagagagagatagagagagagagagagagagagagagagagagagagagagagagagagagagagagagagagagagagagagagagagagagagggttctTCGTGGAAAAGCAGAGGTGCTACACGTTGCTCTGCAGGGAATGGGATGGAGGGAAATAAATGCCCAAGAATAATGTGGGCAGAAGAatagaaaaagaataataaaatgaAAAGGGTGCAGGTGAAGGTTGATTACCAGCCTTCATCGCCTAGGACACTTGCTCTGCTGGTGATACTAAGGCCTTCGTGTGCTTTCATTTACGTGCAAAGGTTGGCGCTGTCTTTTTCTGCAACTCCGAAGATAGCGTGAGATCTCCGGTGCTCACTTTTTTTGTAGCTCTTGGTCGCGGTGCTCTTCGCTCTGTAAATCGCCACTGTTTCGCTAGACAGTAGAGTAAAAATAACAGTAAAACCTGCAATCATTCGACTCGAACTTATTCATTTCTTTTGCCTGTACTTTCTATTTCCTTCGTTAAATAACTGCCGCTTGCGTTAGAAAACGTCAATTATATTTTCCAGAGCGCTCATACGCGTGAGATTCAAGGAATACATATGTCTATAGAACTGGCTGGCCCGTGAGAATCAGTGCAGGGGCCCCTTCGAGCGCTAAAATCTCACCTGCCACGCAGTTTACGCTATCGTCTACTAACCTTATCTTTCATTCTTGCTTGATGCTCACACATGCAAATTTTCCGTTGTTCCTGCAGACATGCCTGCGCAATAGCGAGGCCGTCAAGCTGCCGTTGGAAGTTGTCGACTACCTGGCTGCCTT
It includes:
- the LOC140218954 gene encoding uncharacterized protein; protein product: MDALYHSHLAFTRRFRFLFPAQGKKLLELKGIFKEVLDMCGKTFHGALKLLPRQNVQRVVTASCRVYGACWASLDAKTTSENSVFHASVNISAKQSYAMVQFMTCLRNSEAVKLPLEVVDYLAAFGRQYIYSFVWFR